From the Euphorbia lathyris chromosome 6, ddEupLath1.1, whole genome shotgun sequence genome, one window contains:
- the LOC136232710 gene encoding uncharacterized protein At5g03900, chloroplastic: protein MASISTCFTASSKSRFLYSHPFFISKPSIRLKPPDSFAPIHQLPLSRIFPKISHSRVQMPSVRAGIDLPAATRPGGAVESDKLPVDVRKRAMEAVDSYGGRVTIGDVASRAGLKLNEAQTALQALAADTDGFLEVSDEGDVLYVFPKDYRSKLAAKSFRMKIEPLVDKAKSTAEYLIRVSFGTALIASIVIVYTTIIALLSSRSEEDNRGRRGGRSYDSGFNFYFSPTDLFWYWDPYYYRRRQVQRDGGDKMNFIESVFSFVFGDGDPNQGIEEERWKLIGQYISSNGGVVTAEELAPYLDLQTTEQARNDESYVLPVLLRFDGQPEIDEEGNILYRFPSLQRTASSKRTGRKEYAGKRWAEWVGGIDKYFRERKWEFSKAGTSERALVIGLGGINLFGVIILGAMLKDIAVTPSGLITFVGGIFPLLQVYAGSFFAIPLIRWFLVRKRNAEIEKRNEARDLFARMLELPDPSLRRKVLSARDMAQRTVIGKDRIVYSTDKDVIEQDIEAKEWERRFRELD, encoded by the exons ATGGCGTCTATATCCACCTGCTTCACTGCATCATCCAAATCTCGCTTTTTATACTCTCATCCGTTTTTCATTTCCAAACCCTCTATCCGCCTTAAACCTCCCGATTCCTTCGCCCCAATCCATCAGCTTCCTTTGTCGAGAATTTTCCCCAAAATCTCCCATTCTAGGGTTCAGATGCCTTCCGTGAGGGCCGGCATTGATTTGCCGGCCGCAACTAGACCGGGAGGAGCGGTAGAAAGTGATAAATTGCCGGTAGATGTGAGGAAGCGAGCTATGGAAGCGGTTGATTCTTATGGAGGTAGGGTTACTATAGGAGATGTGGCTAGCAGAGCTGGACTGAAGTTGAATGAAGCTCAAACGGCTCTTCAGGCTCTTGCTGCTGATACCGATGGCTTTTTGGAG GTTTCAGACGAAGGTGATGTGCTTTATGTTTTCCCAAAAGACTACCGTTCCAAGCTTGCAGCAAAGTCATTTAGAATGAAAATTGAACCCTTGGTTGACAAGGCTAAG TCAACAGCTGAATATCTTATTAGGGTTTCCTTTGGGACAGCACTTATTGCTTCAATAGTTATCGTTTACACAACAATAATTGCTCTGCTTTCAAGTAGAAG TGAGGAAGATAACCGTGGAAGACGTGGAGGCAGGTCATATGATTCAGGATTCAACTTTTACTTCAGCCCTACTGATCTATTTTG GTACTGGGATCCTTATTACTATCGGAGGCGGCAAGTACAAAGAGATGGTGGTGACAAGATGAATTTCATTGAATCT GTATTCTCATTTGTGTTTGGGGATGGTGATCCTAATCAAGGAATTGAAGAAGAGAGGTGGAAGTTG ATTGGACAATACATTTCATCTAATGGTGGTGTGGTCACAGCTGAAGAACTTGCTCCTTATCTTGATTTACAGACTACTGAACAAGCTCGG AATGATGAGTCATACGTCTTACCAGTTCTTCTGCGATTTGATGGTCAGCCAGAAATAGATGAAGAG GGCAACATTCTGTATCGATTTCCTTCTCTTCAGCGTACAGCTTCTTCTAAAAGGACTGGGAGGAAGGAATATGCTGGTAAAAGATGGGCAGAATGGGTTGGCGGAATTGACAAGTACTTCAGGGAGCGAAAATGGGAATTCAG CAAGGCTGGCACGTCAGAGAGAGCATTGGTCATTGGATTGGGTGGAATTAACTTGTTTGGAGTCATCATTCTTGGAGCAATGTTAAA GGATATTGCAGTTACACCTAGTGGATTGATTACATTTGTTGGTGGCATATTTCCTCTACTTCAG GTATATGCTGGCTCTTTTTTTGCTATTCCTTTGATCCGCTGGTTCCTTGTGCGCAAGAGGAATGCTGAAATAGAGAAGAGAAACGAAGCAAGGGACCTATTTGCTCGAATGTTAGAACTGCCTGATCCTTCACTAAGGCGGAAG GTTCTGAGTGCTCGGGATATGGCCCAAAGGACAGTCATAGGGAAGGATCGCATTGTATATAGCACTGATAAAGATGTAATTGAGCAAGATATCGAGGCCAAAGAATGGGAGAGAAGATTTCGAGAGCTTGACTAG